The sequence below is a genomic window from Cygnus olor isolate bCygOlo1 chromosome 7, bCygOlo1.pri.v2, whole genome shotgun sequence.
GGGAATGGTGGAGCAATACCGAAAGCGGCTGTTCCCGGGATAGCACACGCAGCCTTGATGCTAACCAGTCACCAGGCACTGAAAGTGTGGCTTGGCCCCTACAGCTCCTCACTGCAACCCTGCACAAGCCCTGTCCATGGGTAGGagctccccaccagcagcacctaCCTGCTCCAGGGCCCTCAATGCTGTAGGTCACCACGCCGTTGTCCCCTTCGTCCAGGTCCGTTGCGGTCATGGTGATCACTGATGTCCCTGACGGCTCGTTCTCATAGACACTGGTGCTGAACTGGCTCTTGCTGAACTGGGGCCTGAAGTCATTGATGTCCAGGACGGTGATCAGCACCTTCGACAAAGCCCAGTGCACTGGGTCACGCAAAGATGGAGCCCCTGCCATGACCAGCACCAGGGCGCAGTGCCCTTCCTGCTATTTGTCTCGCTCTGCTGGCCCAATTCCTGCCTCCAACAATGGGGACAGACGTGGCCGGGGCACCCATTCACTCCACGGCTGGCCGGAGCACTCGCAGACAATAGCATCGCCCtctcctgcccctcctgctccGTCCCCTCCCATGGATGCTTGGTGCATAGCCCCCTTCATTCACCCCACCGCTCTTGTTTTCTGGGGTCCTCCACTTTTCCTTCTGGCTCATTTCTCCCCGGGCCCACCAGCAAGCTTTAACACCTTCTTGTAGGGCACAGCACAGGAGTGGTGGTGGCCCTACCTGCACTGAGTTCTCCCGACGGTTACTGGGGACGTCCCCAGGGTTGTCCCTGGCCACAGCCGTCAACGTGTAGTGATCCTTCTTCTCCCGGTCCAGGGCCGACAAGATGTAGATGTccccctgcagcacacagagacCTCCAGGTGGGTCTGGTCCAGCAGAGCTGCTACTCGAGCAGAACGTGAGGTGCAGGAGCAAGGCTGTCCCACAAGGTGGGATCATCTCAtcctctttttccctcctctgctccagcctcAGCTGGCTCCTTACCGTGTTGGGATTTATCCCAAACTTGCCCTCTCCATCCCCCAGGCTGTACTGGATGAGAGCAAAACGCCCAGAATCCGCATCTGTGGCCTTGACCCTCAGGATGACCGTACCCAGTGGCACATCCTCGAAGACAGCTTTCTGCAAAaaaagggagcagggagagctggtTATTGCACCGTGTGCCATTTTAGTAGGAACAGGGTGTTAATACCCACTAATCCACCAGTGCAATGCTCATGTGAGTGCACCTCAACCATCCCGGCAGGTCTCAGCCTGGTGACCCTGCCCATAACAAGACATTCACATGCAGCATGTCGGCATGCTGACCATCTTCTTTAGATGGTTCAGGCACAGATGGGGTGGTGGTGACCCCAGAGAacccccagctctccacacGGACTCAGAAAGGGGAGCCCGGCTCACCTGGTAGGAGGGCTGGCTGAAAACGGGGTTGTTGTCGTTGATGTCCACTATCTGGAGGTACACGGGGATCTCGGCTGATCTGCGGGGAGAGCCGTTGTCGGAAGCGCGGACGGTGAAGTTCAGCCACTGCACCTCCTCGTAGTCCACCGTCCTGTTGGCCACGACCTTCCCTAGAAGACGGCAGACCCTGAAATGAGAACCCTGCCCCCAGGTCCCCTCCTGACGGCCTTCTCTCCACACAGGACATGGCGATGGAataaagggagagaaatgaattaaagaaaCCTTCCAAGGCTGGCTACCATGAGCTGGAAATCAGACACAGCACTTTCATAGAGCTCCCCCTCTACTTGATGGAGAGTTTTTGCCCTCTGTTGCCAAATCCTGGCCAAATTTCTCATAGAAGGAGTGTAGCTTAGGCCTTTTAGTAATGGGGCTGTGCCAAGGGGCTGCAAACACCCCACCTCTTCCCCCATCCCTCTCACGGGCCTTGCGGGGCTCACACCTCCCCAGGCCACCAACCTGCTGACTGATCCTCGAGGCAGGCGTAGCCTTCCGGGGAGAGGTCCAGCAGCTCGTAGGTGATCTGCCCGTTGGCACCCTTGTCTGGGTCCACAGCTGACATGGAAATGAGTGTGGTGCCCCGCGTGGCTCCCTCCAGGATGCGCTCCGTGAAGTACGTGACCCCGAATGGGCGGAAGCGGGGCGTGTTGTCATTGACATCCAAGACGTTGATGGTCAGCTTGGCTGTGGAGGccaaaggggaagagaagagggagaagaggaagaggagaagtgagatagagaagggaaggaaggatggaagaaatccttcctaaaaaaacaaacatggtCCTGAAAAGCAAGCATGAAACTCCAGAAAAGCAACTGAAGTGGCTCACCAAGAGCAATGGCAATATTCAGCTGGGACAAAATGAACTGAGCTGGGACAGGGGTGGGACAACCCCACCTTCACACCTTCTTGCACATGTGCCTGGCTCAAGGATGATGGCCAAGGGCCaggaggctgtgctggtggccGGGAAAGGCAAtgtgttcccctgtgctgcttggccTCCTCCATGGCAAGGCTCTATGCTTACCATTGGGCACGCTGACCGAGCGGTCGATGACTTCGCTGGCATTGTCATGGACAGAGATGGTGACCTCGTACGTGGCCACTAATTCTCTGTTCAGAGGGGTTTTGATCTTCACAGCTCCTGGGAAGCCAAAAAGACTGGGGTTAGTCGTGCACCCTGCTGAGGCCCGGGCAGGTCGgtcagcaccagctgctgaaTCCTCCTCTGTGCTTGCTCTCCTGTCTCTTCAAAGGCTGAccagggaaaaatatttgacagCTATGTGAGGAGATGACTTCCTTCCATCCTGTGCTCTCCATcacctgccttcctgcctgctcCACTCTGCCCAGCCTCCTGGGTCTCACACTCCTCGTCTGGGGTTTGGGTTGTGCAGACGAGAGGGGTTTGggagcagcttctgctgcatggTCCCCATCCACCTTCACACAGCATCTGGGCATCTTTAGGAGACTTTTCCCACGTCCTTTCCGTCaaagcagtttttctgtttcagaccAGCTCTGTGCTTCCAAAACTCATGGGGGAGGCTCCTGGTCCTTCTTCCCTTGGGACAGAGCCCACCAGGCACCACCTACCCCAGTCCCCTCATCCCAGTCCCCCCCAGCAAGGGTGCCCGTGTCCGGTCTGTGAAGGCTGAGCAGCCACTACCCTCCTGTGATGGTGATGGGTGAGATGGAAGGAGGCGACGGATGGCGTGGGGAGAGAAACGTGCACAGACACTGAGACAAACCTGGTGAGCTGAGAGCcggaaaaaggaaagaaaagggttAGATAAGCTGTTTGGCCAGAGGCAggggggagagagggcaggGTGAGATGGGGCAGCTGGAGGACGAGAGTGGGGAAGCAGGAGGTGAGCATCATCTCGGACACCTACCTCCAGgtagagaagaagaagaagcagaagcaaggaGAGGGGTCCGCACCGCCCGTGTTGCCCGTCCCGCTCTCCTACCTGTCCTAAAATCCACCGTGAATGTTCCTTGCTGGTTGGGTACCAGCGCGTCCATGTCGTCACGGGCCACGATCTCCAGCAGGTAGTACTCCAGGCGGGGATGGAGGTCCCGGTCGATGGCAGTCACCTCGGCCACCACGGTGCCGGGGGCGGCTGACTCAGGCACGCTGACCGTCTGGATGGGGTTGACGAATTCGGGCCGGCAGTCGTTGACATCGTCGATGATGATGCTGACGGTGGCGGTGCCCGAGAGCGCCGGTGTGCCCTGGTCCACGGCCACCACCGTCAGCCGGTAGACATCCCGCTCCTCCCGGTCGATGCTGAGGTTGGCCACGCGGATCACCCCGGTGGCAGCGTCGATCAGGAACCTGTCCTGGCCCCCGCCTTCAATCCGGTAATCCAGCTGTTTGTTGAGGCCACTGTCCGCGTCCGTGGCTGTCACGCGGAGGACGGAAAAGCCTGGGAAGGGGGGACGCAGCCCTCTAAGGCAAGGGATGGAGGACAGCAGCAACCTGCCCCCATCCCAAGGAAATACCACCAAGCAACATGGGCAGCCCATTCCCAAATTTTCCCCTCAACCCCAACCCAGCCAAGTCCTGAAGGTTGGAAGCTGTCTCTTCAGGGTCCCACGGGGACATCCAGATGTCATCCCTGTCCTCACCTGGGGGGCTGTTTTCCCGCAGCCGTGCTGTGACGGACATGGGCTGGAAGATGGGGCGGTTGTCATTGTCATCCAGGACGGTCACCGTGAGGCTGGCGGTACTGTTCAGCCCCCCGATGTCACGGGCCACCAGCATGAACTCCAGCAGAGGGTCTGGCAAAGCTTCTCGGTCTATCACACCACCAGGCTTCACCGAAATGACccctggagaagcagaaaagccGAGTGACAGACCCCACATCTGCCTGGTggccctgggctggggacaggggccTGCCAAGCCACCTCACCTGTCCTATTGTTGATAAAAAAGAGGACCGGGGATGTCCCCAAGAGCCCATAGGTCACCACGGCGTTGCTGCCCTGGTCGCCGTCCAGAGCTAGGATGGGTCCATTGAGCACAGTGAGCGGAGTCCCTGGATGGGACAACAGGGGTTAGGGAGGGTGGCAGCCCCCTGCGGGGTCCCCTGTCCCCCTCCCAGCCCGGTGACGCATGAAGGACAGCAATGAATGAATGGAGGAGGTGACAGAGCGGGGCCTCGCAGGGCACGagggggtggctgctgcagccttgcaGACCGGCACGCGGGGCCCAGGCGTGGCGGCGGGGTGTCCggctaaaaacaaacagacagacagacacatcCGTCAGTCCCGATGGGTTTTGCAGGAGGGGAGCTCCTGGAGGTGCCCAAACCCTTTGCCTGGGAGCAGCTACCAGCTGGGTGGGGAGACACCTGAGGTCTTGGAGCAATTTAAACAGctggaaggcagaaaaacataGAAATAGGAGGGATATTCCTAGCTCTTTGGCTGAGGGACATCtacctggacaggctggactGTTTTATCTCCACCCTATGAAGCAAGGCACCTCCAGGTGCTGGTATTGGAGAGGTGGCACCCCATCCCCCACAAGACCCCACTGTttgggggctgcccacagggcTCAGCTCGGACCATGGGTGCAGCATCTtgttctctgctgctgagcaacTCCCAAGCAGGGCCGATTTGTTGCACCATTGCGTCTTGCCTGAGCCAAGAAGGGCTTCCACAGGTTGCACGGACAAAAGCCATGGTCTCCTCAAGGCTGACCTCCCATCCTGCTCAGCACCCCTTCCCACTGACCTGCGGCCTTGCCCTGCACCGTGGCTCCATTGGAGCCCAGCCTGTGGTGGCCAGGAGACACTTCCCTTGCCCGGCCCCAAAGCGAGCGAAGAGAGGCATACCCGGGGGCGAGTTCTCCATCACCTCGGCCTGGTAGGAACTCTGGGTGAAGAGGGGGTGGTTGTCATTCTCATCCGCTATGGAAATGACTAGCAGGTCGAAATCCTAAAGGTGTGTGAAGGAAAACGGGAACAAGAGGGTGATGACTGCAACGTCCTTTCCTCAAGCTTGCCTcccacctctcctccccagaCCACCCTGGACGGTCTGCAGGGACCCTGACTATAGGGTTGGGCATCTCTTCCCACCCCATGCCCCAAAGGGTGACATTTGGGACATCCTGGAAGATGTCATTGTGGTTGGCCAGCTCTCCAGCCCGACCCTGGCCCACCTTCCATGATGTCTACTGCTGTCACGTGGGGTCAACATGAAATGTTGGGCATGCCCTAAGACCTACTGGTCTCATTCTCTGCTGGTGGGGAGGTTGCAGCCCCCTCCTTGTGCCCCTCAGATGTTTTTGGAGGGTGTGGCTGCTGTTGGAAATTCATCTCGTTTTCTGGCCATGGCTGGGGCCCCTTCTCCCACCCGCCCTGCCTCCGGCACCACTGGCAGCCCCGTCAGTGTCCATAATTACCCGCCTGGCATTGCGTATGTTCTCTGGGTTGTCCTTCACCGTGATGGTCAGCCTGTACTCTGCCACCCGCTCCCGGTCCAAGGGGCGGTTTACGTAGATGATGCCAGTCTAtggagaaaaaagggagaaaataggTACAAGGGACATGAGGTGGGCTTCTCCTGCTGGAGAAGACATCCTAGGGATGGCAGAGCTAGAccagagcagccctgcctggtgcCGTGAGGTCCTTGAGGTCCCACCAGCCTGTAGAGCCCTATACACCTGGCTTGGTGTCTGCCCCATGACTCCATAATCCCCATCCTCCTGAGCTCTGGGGAGCACTACACCCTTCCCAGGGTGCAAGTCAACACATGGAGTGAAGGAGGGAGCTGTGCCCACACGTGGTGCCCACCCTCCACCTCCTGGCCCCCACCCGCGGGGCATACGGTGCTGTTGATGTAGAAGGCGCTCTCCGTGTTGCCAGCGGTGATATCAAAGGTGAGGAGGGCGTTTGGCCCCTTGTCCGCGTCCCGGGCGAGGACGCGGGTGACGAAGCTGGAGACGGGGGCATGCTCACTGAGGGTGAGGTTCATCGGCAGGTTGAGGAGCACGGGGTCATTGTCGTTGATGTCCAGCACACGCACACCCACCACCATCTGCCGGGGCAGAGAAGAGCTGTGAGTTTGGGGCACCTAttcccatccctccctcccatATTTTCTGTTCCTGGGCACGGGACTCACTGTGGAGCTGAGCGGGGGCACGCCCCGGTCCCGGGCAGCGATGGTGAGGTTGTAGAAGGGGATGTTCTCCCGGTCCAGCTCGGCATCCTTCCGCACCCGCAGCTCCCCTTCCACCGGGGAGATCACAAACTCCCCTGACGGCGACAGTGGGACCATGGCTCGCGCTGGGCCACCACTGGCGTCCCACATTGTGGCTTCCCgaggggacaaggggacaggCACCATGGGCTCTGGCCACAGGGAGGGGTGAGCTTTGTGGGTTTGGGGGCTGCACCCCCCCCCATTATTAGTGGGATGAAGCAGCTGGGGTCTATGCAGgcaccagcaggagcaggtAGGTGGGCTGAATGGCCAAAAGCGAGGTGCTCGTGGCCCTTTCTGGAGATGCCAAGAGCCCTCCAAGCACCTGCTGTGCCCGGGCAGGGGGGCTACATGGCAtggccccctcccccccccctccccaagaGGCCGCATCCTGCTTGTTCTGGAAACATTTTGCAGCCAGGGCCAGCTGGTAGACGGGACGGGGCTTTGTCTTGCAGAAACCTTGGCTGAAGTCACCCTGGCAGTAGCTGTGTCCCCACAGCTGCCACGCGGCCGGGGACACCCGCAGCTGCTCTGCCATCTGCTCTGGGGCTGCCTGCCTTgagctgcagctttgctgcGAGTTGCAGAGACCCCCAAAACACCCTGCAGCCCCTACAATGAGGCTGTGCCTTTCTCGTTTCTCTTTCtgcactatttatttttgtttggtgtttATTGTTCAGCAGattcctccccctctcccctggGCTGGGTTTGCACAAGCCCGGGCCCCCCCTCCCCGGACACTAACAGGTTAAGTTTCCTGTTGCTCAAACAGGATTTCCTGGTGTCGAAAGGCTGAATTTGCAGAAGCAGCCTGCTGGGAGGATGGCTTTTCTGAAACGCTTCCGCCCCGCTCTCCTCCACCCACCCCCTCCCTGCCCGGTGGCAAGCCTCTGCTTggaaaaaaaccccacaaaataaagcaaaaatggaCAGCAAGCTTCTTTGCCAAAAATGTGGGGTTACGTCCCGTGCTcctctgcaggggcagagggATGGAGACGTGCCACCAGCTGTGGTGTGAAGCCTGGGAGATGCCACCCTGCTCACCAAGAGGGTCCCCAGCGACGATGCTGTACTCCACCTGCCCGCTGGGCCCTGAGTCCCCATCGTGGGCCAGGAAGGTCCACACACGTGGGCCAGGTTGCCCTTCGGTGACGTCAAAGGGACCTTCATAGGGCCGCGGGAAGGTGGGACAGTTGTCGTTGATGTCGTTGAGGTTCACCAGCACCTGTGGGTGAGGGGAGAaggtggagagggaggtgagtGGAGAGGGGACCAGCTCCGGGCTCGTTGCCGGATGGGTGAGCTTGGTGAGCCACGGAGGGACAGCACCACCAAGTACTTCCCAAATACT
It includes:
- the CDH23 gene encoding cadherin-23 isoform X7, coding for MAEQLRVSPAAWQLWGHSYCQGDFSQGEFVISPVEGELRVRKDAELDRENIPFYNLTIAARDRGVPPLSSTMVVGVRVLDINDNDPVLLNLPMNLTLSEHAPVSSFVTRVLARDADKGPNALLTFDITAGNTESAFYINSTTGIIYVNRPLDRERVAEYRLTITVKDNPENIRNARRDFDLLVISIADENDNHPLFTQSSYQAEVMENSPPGTPLTVLNGPILALDGDQGSNAVVTYGLLGTSPVLFFINNRTGVISVKPGGVIDREALPDPLLEFMLVARDIGGLNSTASLTVTVLDDNDNRPIFQPMSVTARLRENSPPGFSVLRVTATDADSGLNKQLDYRIEGGGQDRFLIDAATGVIRVANLSIDREERDVYRLTVVAVDQGTPALSGTATVSIIIDDVNDCRPEFVNPIQTVSVPESAAPGTVVAEVTAIDRDLHPRLEYYLLEIVARDDMDALVPNQQGTFTVDFRTGAVKIKTPLNRELVATYEVTISVHDNASEVIDRSVSVPNAKLTINVLDVNDNTPRFRPFGVTYFTERILEGATRGTTLISMSAVDPDKGANGQITYELLDLSPEGYACLEDQSAGKVVANRTVDYEEVQWLNFTVRASDNGSPRRSAEIPVYLQIVDINDNNPVFSQPSYQKAVFEDVPLGTVILRVKATDADSGRFALIQYSLGDGEGKFGINPNTGDIYILSALDREKKDHYTLTAVARDNPGDVPSNRRENSVQVLITVLDINDFRPQFSKSQFSTSVYENEPSGTSVITMTATDLDEGDNGVVTYSIEGPGAEAFKINKDSGLVTSRRRLQSYERFNLTVVATDKGHPALWGTTMLHVEVIDINDNRPVFVRPPNGTILHIKEEIPLRSNVYEVYATDKDEGLNGAVLYNLLKTGAGNRDWEYFSIDAVSGLIQTAMRLDREKQAVYNLIIVACDQGQPAYETMQPLQVALDDIDDNEPIFFRPPRDSPQYQALSVPEHSRPGTVVGNVTGAVDADEGSNAIVYYFIAAGNRESNFQLSREGKLQVLRDLDREKEPFYSLIVKASSQRNWSPPRGQRAGRAQPWDLSTDLTLQEVRIFLDDINDQSPQFTKSEYTAGVATDAKVGSELIRVVAVDADVGNNSLVLYNILGIRYIKQHSNDSEEVANIFSIGTLDGILRTFDLFTAYNPGYFVVDVMASDLVGHNDTAIVGIYILRDDQRVKIIINEIPDKVRQFEEEFISLLSNITGAIVNTDDVQFHVDKKGRVNFAQTELLIHVVNRETNRILDVERVIQMIDENKEQLRNLFRNYNVLDVQPAITARAPDDLSALQMAIIVLAVLLFLAAMLFILMNWYYRTVHKRKLKAIVAGSTGNRGFMDIMDMPNTNKYSFDGANPVWLDPFCRTMELAAQAEREDDLPENLSEITDLWNSPARTHGTFGREPSAAKPEDDRYLRAAIQEYDNIAKLGQIMREGPIKLIQKDLEEEEERSPSQGSLRFRHKQPVELKGPDGIHVVHGSTGTLLASDLNSLPEDDQKVLGRSLETLNADCGGYGDHNARTESAKSTPLHKMREVIMESPLEITEL